One window of the Ignavibacteria bacterium genome contains the following:
- a CDS encoding T9SS type A sorting domain-containing protein has protein sequence MYKILNLIIIIFLLPTSLVAQSLEWRTYNKNKTGITNSKILSIAIDKKKVKWFLMGNGDVVTYDNFNWTNIEIQIPGIPKSTIKKLLIDKNDNKWFLTNGYGLAKYDGIEWTIYNTANSGIMENIINAVAFDSIGNIWIGTEEKGLIKFDGTNWTRYWTGNSGLPEIKVTAITIDRFNKKYIGTGWNGGLAIFNDTSWITFNRTSSRIPETILDIYIDRHDNIWIGGYLGIAIFNGSRWIHYFKNDSHRFTTITEDSAGRIWIGFHGDALFPSHRFVIIFNDTTNYLQLDEMNSGLPYSWINIILSDGSDVFLGTNDNRVVKYDCADWFIFDNNNTGIQNDYVKAVAYDKSGNILIGTYGSGIVFHKSDKNTTSWRGEIPGTYIQTLKTDSANKIWVGTQFNGLLHFNGAKWDTFNTSNSPIPSNNVLCVNIDSYGNKWIGTDNGVAKFNGINWTIYNRYNSGLPGRYISSILIDKFNYKWIGTENGLVITDEASWGVYNTSTSGLPENWIISLAIDSLNNKWIGTWRYGLVKYDGTNWTVYNTSNSGLPSNWIRVIKVDTIGNLWIGTENAGLVKYDGTNWQVFNVSNSELPSNSITSIEIDGANHKIIGTNAGLSIYREGGVILDVKDYQPANVPERFSLSQNYPNPFNGVTSIEYSVLRREHVSLKVYDVLGREIATLVDEINDPGIYNSQLSILNSQLSTGIYFYQLKAGNYTETKKMVVVK, from the coding sequence ATGTATAAAATATTAAACTTAATAATAATTATTTTTCTTTTACCCACATCACTTGTGGCACAATCTTTAGAATGGCGTACTTATAATAAAAATAAAACTGGGATTACCAACTCAAAAATTCTATCGATTGCGATAGACAAGAAAAAAGTAAAATGGTTTTTAATGGGAAATGGTGATGTTGTAACATACGACAATTTTAATTGGACAAATATCGAAATCCAAATTCCAGGAATACCAAAGTCTACGATTAAAAAACTTCTGATAGATAAAAACGATAACAAATGGTTTTTGACCAACGGCTATGGGCTAGCAAAATACGATGGAATCGAATGGACTATCTATAACACCGCGAATTCAGGTATTATGGAAAACATAATAAATGCTGTTGCATTTGATTCTATTGGAAATATATGGATCGGTACTGAGGAAAAAGGATTAATTAAATTTGATGGCACAAACTGGACAAGATATTGGACGGGGAATTCTGGACTTCCAGAAATAAAAGTAACCGCAATTACTATTGATAGATTTAATAAGAAGTACATCGGAACTGGGTGGAACGGCGGATTAGCAATATTTAATGATACAAGCTGGATAACATTTAACAGAACTTCCTCACGTATTCCTGAAACAATATTAGACATTTATATTGATAGACATGATAATATTTGGATTGGTGGATATCTTGGAATTGCTATTTTTAACGGAAGCAGATGGATTCATTATTTTAAGAATGATTCACATAGATTTACAACAATTACTGAAGACAGTGCTGGTCGAATTTGGATAGGTTTTCATGGAGACGCTCTATTTCCGTCTCATAGATTTGTAATAATTTTCAATGACACCACCAATTATCTCCAACTTGACGAAATGAACTCTGGATTACCTTATTCATGGATCAATATAATACTATCTGACGGCTCAGATGTTTTTCTGGGGACTAATGATAATAGAGTTGTTAAATACGATTGCGCTGATTGGTTTATTTTCGATAACAACAACACCGGCATCCAAAACGATTATGTTAAAGCTGTTGCATACGATAAATCCGGTAACATCTTAATCGGAACTTACGGAAGCGGAATTGTATTTCATAAATCAGATAAAAACACAACAAGCTGGCGGGGTGAAATTCCCGGAACTTACATACAAACTCTTAAAACAGACTCTGCTAACAAAATCTGGGTCGGAACGCAGTTCAACGGATTGCTTCACTTTAATGGTGCCAAATGGGATACTTTCAATACTTCGAACTCACCCATCCCAAGCAATAACGTACTTTGCGTTAACATCGATTCATACGGGAACAAATGGATAGGAACCGATAATGGTGTAGCTAAATTTAACGGAATCAATTGGACTATTTACAATAGATATAATTCTGGTCTTCCGGGCAGATACATCAGCTCAATTCTGATAGATAAATTCAACTATAAATGGATTGGAACGGAGAATGGCTTGGTTATAACCGATGAAGCAAGCTGGGGTGTTTACAATACATCGACTTCCGGTTTACCGGAAAACTGGATAATCTCATTGGCAATAGACAGTCTAAATAATAAATGGATTGGCACTTGGCGTTATGGATTGGTAAAATACGATGGGACTAATTGGACTGTTTACAACACATCGAACTCCGGGCTCCCAAGCAATTGGATAAGAGTAATAAAAGTCGATACAATTGGAAACTTATGGATTGGAACAGAGAATGCAGGTTTGGTAAAATACGATGGAACGAACTGGCAGGTGTTCAATGTATCTAACTCCGAGCTTCCGAGCAACTCCATAACATCAATTGAGATTGACGGAGCGAATCATAAAATTATCGGGACAAATGCCGGATTATCTATTTACCGTGAAGGTGGAGTGATACTTGACGTTAAGGATTATCAACCCGCAAACGTTCCAGAGAGATTCTCTCTATCGCAGAATTATCCTAATCCATTCAATGGAGTAACTAGCATTGAGTATTCAGTATTGAGAAGAGAACATGTATCTTTGAAAGTCTATGACGTGCTCGGGAGAGAAATTGCAACGCTTGTTGATGAAATTAATGACCCAGGAATTTATAATTCTCAATTATCAATTCTCAATTCTCAATTATCCACTGGGATCTATTTCTATCAGCT
- a CDS encoding T9SS type A sorting domain-containing protein, with protein MRYCQYDANPLVPQNFSITVDGAGHPKLTWTKNSEPDVVRADNNTAYKIDRRIDSLGTGNFGPWYYFASRDYSKSDFTDESIGSAGYGPCKVEYRIRARDYTSHHSEYSSTVSISYGTGENKIAVGRIYPAQFTLEQNYPNPFNPSTKIRFSIPVNQFNAVLTTLKVYDLLGNIIGTIVNEHKEPGEYEIDFNAEDFELQSGIYFYELRAGNFYSVRKFLLIK; from the coding sequence ATGCGGTATTGCCAATACGACGCCAATCCATTAGTTCCGCAAAATTTCTCAATTACTGTCGATGGGGCTGGACATCCAAAATTAACCTGGACAAAAAATTCAGAACCAGATGTAGTCAGAGCGGACAATAACACTGCCTATAAAATTGATAGACGCATTGATTCTTTGGGGACGGGAAATTTTGGTCCTTGGTATTATTTCGCATCGCGGGATTATTCCAAATCTGATTTTACAGATGAATCAATAGGTTCGGCAGGTTATGGTCCTTGTAAAGTTGAATATAGAATCAGAGCAAGGGATTATACAAGTCATCATTCAGAATATTCATCAACAGTTAGTATCAGCTATGGTACAGGTGAGAATAAAATCGCTGTAGGGAGAATTTATCCAGCTCAATTTACCCTTGAACAAAATTATCCTAATCCATTTAATCCATCAACAAAAATTAGGTTCAGTATTCCAGTAAATCAATTTAATGCCGTACTTACAACACTAAAAGTCTATGATTTGCTTGGAAACATTATTGGAACTATAGTAAATGAACATAAAGAACCTGGCGAATATGAAATTGACTTCAATGCCGAAGATTTTGAATTGCAGTCCGGTATATATTTTTATGAGTTAAGGGCTGGGAATTTTTATTCTGTCAGGAAGTTTTTGTTGATTAAATAA